From the genome of Niallia sp. FSL W8-0635, one region includes:
- a CDS encoding MFS transporter encodes MKITQNSREMSELIMKNPIFIVLFMNTVFSGVLAFSNLYINIFLWNQGASLSTIGVYNASVFVSVFIGTMIGAYTMRWMNSRMTFVLSSSFLLAVFGLLISKEENVIGYIIILGTLYGTAVGLYYSGFNLYSILLTNPENRQLFMGMEQGMNRITAVLTPLIFSYLILYYDYNETFRLIFVMLIIQVIISLFTPKYKSNFNISSLRYKDIWKEYKAVLVSIVAFGFFQSIIQLASSILLFQYVQKETIVGWLNTLFAITGILTLVFISRPRLVKSRMKVTYVGAILATVMTIFLFFPSFSTLIIFNVLAAIALPLIWIPVSVIHYTKIKELACESEVDCDIGLTAHYLLIREFMLNVGRTSFYLFLIMGLDFTQGYHYIPIFLFSLVIH; translated from the coding sequence ATGAAGATAACACAAAATAGTCGTGAAATGAGTGAATTGATAATGAAAAATCCTATTTTTATTGTTTTATTTATGAATACCGTCTTCTCAGGTGTGTTAGCTTTTTCAAACTTATATATAAACATTTTTTTATGGAATCAAGGAGCAAGTCTTTCTACTATAGGAGTATACAATGCCTCGGTTTTTGTATCTGTGTTCATAGGAACAATGATAGGGGCATATACGATGAGGTGGATGAATAGTCGAATGACGTTTGTTTTATCTTCTTCCTTTCTACTAGCGGTGTTCGGATTACTCATAAGTAAAGAAGAGAATGTAATAGGATATATTATCATTTTAGGTACTTTATATGGTACAGCTGTAGGATTGTATTATTCTGGATTTAATCTTTATTCAATATTATTAACCAACCCTGAAAATAGGCAACTTTTTATGGGGATGGAGCAAGGTATGAACCGGATCACCGCAGTCTTAACACCATTAATATTTTCTTATTTAATTCTTTATTATGATTATAATGAAACATTTCGATTAATATTTGTTATGTTGATTATTCAAGTGATTATAAGTTTATTTACACCAAAATATAAAAGCAACTTCAATATTTCATCCTTACGGTATAAAGATATATGGAAGGAGTATAAAGCTGTTCTCGTTTCTATAGTGGCTTTTGGTTTCTTTCAAAGTATAATTCAACTCGCATCCAGCATTCTCTTATTTCAATATGTTCAGAAGGAAACGATTGTTGGATGGTTAAACACATTATTTGCAATTACAGGAATCTTAACACTTGTTTTCATAAGCCGTCCACGACTTGTAAAAAGTAGAATGAAGGTAACGTATGTAGGTGCTATATTAGCGACCGTCATGACTATTTTTTTATTTTTCCCGAGTTTTTCAACATTGATTATTTTTAATGTATTGGCAGCAATTGCTTTACCTCTAATATGGATCCCGGTTAGTGTTATTCATTATACAAAGATTAAGGAGCTAGCTTGCGAGTCAGAGGTGGATTGTGATATTGGATTAACGGCTCACTATCTGTTAATTAGGGAGTTTATGCTCAATGTGGGGCGTACTTCCTTTTATTTATTCCTTATTATGGGGCTAGATTTTACACAGGGATATCATTACATACCAATCTTTTTATTTTCTTTGGTTATCCACTAG
- a CDS encoding pilin, producing MKTGAIKRVKGLNDIPFYLGALILTYLYLFVPESALAAWKKAGITSQGNVKDSKIYTQLNNVVYLITGIGAIWALACIIFAGMKLSGSQGNPQNRTQGFIGLAMAGIGVFVIVQAKVIAGYFAGFGA from the coding sequence ATGAAGACAGGGGCAATCAAAAGAGTAAAAGGGTTAAATGATATTCCTTTTTACCTAGGGGCACTGATACTAACCTATCTTTACTTATTTGTTCCAGAGTCTGCATTAGCAGCATGGAAAAAAGCTGGAATCACCAGTCAAGGGAATGTAAAAGACAGTAAGATATATACCCAGTTAAATAACGTTGTATATCTTATCACAGGAATCGGTGCAATATGGGCACTAGCTTGTATTATCTTTGCTGGAATGAAGTTATCAGGCTCACAAGGGAATCCACAAAATAGAACACAAGGTTTTATTGGTCTTGCAATGGCGGGTATCGGAGTCTTTGTTATTGTACAAGCAAAAGTAATAGCTGGTTATTTTGCAGGATTTGGAGCTTAA
- a CDS encoding peroxiredoxin family protein, with product MNKQILVLVGLIGLLGWGVYDYAFSEKDNMDETSLNNRIENNDLISGIKEGNLAPEFQLQTLEGREVKLSDYKGKKVILNFWATWCPPCKAEMPHMQEFYLDQQNENVEILAVNLTTAEKNTNDIGKFVKDYGLTFPILLDTKGDTGETYQAFTIPTSYIIDSQGIVRKKIVGPMDKEMMEQLIKSID from the coding sequence ATGAACAAACAAATACTCGTCTTAGTAGGTTTGATTGGTCTTTTAGGTTGGGGAGTATATGACTATGCATTTTCAGAAAAAGACAATATGGATGAAACCTCCCTTAACAATCGAATAGAAAATAATGATTTAATTAGTGGAATAAAAGAAGGAAATTTGGCACCTGAATTTCAACTCCAGACTTTAGAAGGAAGAGAAGTAAAACTGTCTGACTATAAAGGAAAGAAAGTCATTTTAAATTTTTGGGCTACTTGGTGTCCTCCTTGTAAAGCTGAAATGCCTCATATGCAAGAATTTTATCTAGATCAACAAAATGAAAATGTAGAAATTTTAGCAGTTAATTTAACTACTGCAGAAAAGAACACAAATGATATTGGAAAATTTGTAAAAGATTATGGATTAACTTTTCCAATACTGCTTGATACTAAAGGCGATACAGGAGAAACATATCAAGCTTTTACGATCCCAACAAGTTATATAATTGATTCGCAGGGGATTGTTCGAAAGAAAATTGTCGGACCGATGGATAAGGAAATGATGGAGCAATTAATAAAAAGTATTGACTAA
- a CDS encoding sulfite exporter TauE/SafE family protein — MDFGFIITIFLIGFIGSYVSGMLGIGGSIIKYPMLLYIPPLFGLAAFTAHEVSGISAIQVFFATIGGVWAYRKGGYLNKTLIMYMGASILVGSFVGGFGSKLMSEGGINLIYGILALIAAVMMFIPKKGIDDIPLDQVKFNKWLAALLALIVGVGAGIVGAAGAFLLVPIMLVVLKIPTRMTIASSLAITFISSIGATVGKITTGQIDYFPAFIMIVASLIASPLGAMAGKKVNTKVLQVILALLIGATAVKIWLDIL; from the coding sequence ATGGATTTTGGATTCATCATTACGATTTTCTTAATAGGATTTATTGGATCATATGTTTCAGGAATGTTAGGAATCGGCGGGTCTATTATTAAATACCCAATGTTATTATATATTCCACCGTTATTTGGCTTAGCAGCATTTACTGCACATGAAGTTTCAGGCATAAGTGCGATTCAAGTATTCTTTGCAACTATTGGTGGAGTTTGGGCTTACCGAAAAGGTGGATATTTAAATAAAACGTTAATTATGTATATGGGTGCTAGTATTTTAGTGGGTAGTTTTGTTGGAGGATTTGGATCAAAGTTAATGTCTGAAGGAGGCATTAATTTAATTTATGGGATATTAGCCTTAATTGCAGCAGTGATGATGTTTATTCCGAAAAAGGGAATAGACGACATTCCATTAGATCAGGTGAAATTTAACAAATGGCTTGCAGCACTATTAGCCCTTATTGTAGGGGTGGGGGCTGGGATCGTTGGAGCAGCAGGAGCCTTTTTATTAGTGCCAATCATGTTAGTGGTATTAAAAATTCCAACAAGAATGACGATCGCTTCTTCTCTAGCGATTACGTTTATTTCATCAATCGGAGCGACAGTAGGTAAAATTACGACCGGACAAATTGACTACTTCCCAGCTTTTATTATGATCGTTGCAAGTTTAATTGCTTCCCCATTGGGTGCAATGGCTGGAAAAAAAGTAAATACCAAAGTGTTGCAAGTCATTTTAGCGTTATTAATTGGAGCTACTGCCGTTAAGATTTGGTTAGATATTTTGTAA
- a CDS encoding DsrE/DsrF/DrsH-like family protein yields the protein MTNKKFVYFVSLSSNVPYVLKKSIEMVEQKNEVAIFFDLDGARVLDKRYLKRMTRTHGVDLSLLFNLALNAGIKLYGCQMNVLIADGLELIEGAELAGVVTFLETAYQADAVLSF from the coding sequence ATGACGAACAAGAAATTTGTTTATTTTGTATCGTTAAGCTCAAATGTTCCCTATGTGTTGAAGAAATCAATCGAAATGGTTGAACAAAAAAATGAAGTCGCCATATTTTTTGATCTTGATGGAGCGCGTGTTTTAGATAAACGTTATTTAAAAAGAATGACGAGAACACATGGAGTAGATCTATCCTTACTTTTTAACTTGGCTTTAAATGCGGGAATTAAATTGTATGGTTGTCAAATGAATGTGTTAATTGCTGATGGTTTGGAATTAATAGAAGGGGCAGAACTCGCGGGCGTTGTTACCTTTTTAGAAACAGCCTACCAAGCTGATGCTGTTTTAAGTTTTTAA
- a CDS encoding glutaredoxin family protein: protein MSTVTVYTTTRCPYCVMLKNFLADQTIPFKEVNVEENPEIMNQLVAKTGQLGVPQTEVNGKWVVGYDPNNIMLALRN from the coding sequence ATGAGCACAGTAACGGTATACACAACCACACGCTGTCCGTATTGTGTTATGCTAAAGAACTTTTTGGCAGATCAAACTATACCTTTTAAAGAGGTAAATGTTGAAGAAAACCCAGAGATTATGAACCAACTAGTCGCAAAGACCGGACAACTGGGTGTGCCTCAAACAGAGGTAAATGGCAAGTGGGTTGTTGGTTATGATCCAAATAATATAATGCTAGCATTAAGAAACTAG
- a CDS encoding DsrE/DsrF/DrsH-like family protein codes for MSKVAIIASNGGLFDAYKVFNIATAAAASDQEVAIFFTFEGLNLIHKEAYTQLPMPEGKEHFAEGFAKANVPAIPELVAMAQEMGVKFIGCQMTMDVMGLEKEAFVDGIEVGGAVTFLEFAKDADVTLTF; via the coding sequence ATGAGTAAAGTAGCAATTATAGCAAGTAATGGTGGATTATTTGATGCATATAAAGTTTTTAATATCGCAACAGCTGCAGCAGCATCTGATCAGGAAGTTGCCATATTCTTTACATTTGAAGGATTAAACTTAATTCATAAAGAGGCATACACACAACTACCAATGCCAGAGGGGAAAGAGCATTTTGCTGAAGGGTTTGCAAAAGCAAACGTACCAGCTATACCTGAGTTAGTGGCAATGGCACAAGAAATGGGTGTCAAATTCATTGGTTGCCAAATGACAATGGATGTGATGGGATTAGAAAAGGAAGCATTTGTGGATGGAATTGAAGTGGGTGGAGCTGTAACCTTTTTAGAATTTGCAAAAGATGCAGATGTAACTCTTACGTTTTAA
- a CDS encoding VirB4 family type IV secretion system protein produces the protein MKIMKTKEREQEKKKLAKKNTSKKAKGNKNKKSNEVKDIDYQIDTKPTMWEIISPEGLKIESEDYGVIKTSLGTKTYFRPMYIPRDGYPRKMQTNWLNSLLSSGEVDVFLDIHKVGKSDAIRTLQRQITMLESNLSFQTKRGNIDQINDLTAKIRDTDLLMSEIQFGENDMFNVGTLAMLYAENEKQLNYFSESLEDELSSSFFGLTSTWGRIQKGFKSILPFGKNQIHDSLRNIDRRALSTFSPFISGSGKYMGGVPIGINKITDQLEFINSFGNEDFRPDNYNMFISGFSGSGKSVTLKLLIARELTGADVYARLIDPEGEFVKITKRLGGINLNINEEEDICINPLALNYSDIPFEDGDEELSLIEESDEKEIIEKDGKIYIRFVPIREKINEAIDFFDIICRGKNQEAEGLDVFERNYLEEALQHVIHNKLNINSHPESLFENNVRTIDNHLVQSRVRKPEPTISDVNEYLITKYGEEPRAFRLIAAIKPFLRTGSKPIFDGQTFLGKGVTQSLENARLVNFNISQMEEGFLRPIAYHVLLNYTWEHFVKSLDNAKKKKFVYADEAWTLIDSEQTVNFLEKMARRSRKRNAGLRLASQDFVRFVENKKARGILQNTYSFMFLKQSKLDLKAIRENFDLSEGEINILFGNPDKGEGILRVGKSSVWLRTNPSKEELFFIESNEAVYEETMQRQKQKASSFY, from the coding sequence ATGAAGATAATGAAAACGAAAGAGAGAGAGCAAGAGAAAAAGAAGCTAGCTAAAAAAAATACTAGTAAGAAAGCAAAAGGGAATAAAAATAAAAAAAGCAATGAAGTAAAAGATATAGATTATCAAATTGATACAAAACCAACAATGTGGGAAATTATTTCTCCGGAAGGCTTAAAAATTGAGTCGGAAGATTATGGGGTTATAAAGACATCATTAGGTACAAAAACATATTTTAGACCAATGTACATACCTCGAGATGGATATCCACGGAAAATGCAAACCAATTGGCTCAATTCCTTACTATCAAGTGGAGAGGTAGATGTATTTCTTGATATTCATAAAGTTGGTAAATCAGATGCAATCCGTACTCTTCAGCGACAAATTACAATGTTGGAATCTAACCTCTCCTTTCAAACGAAAAGAGGGAATATTGACCAAATTAATGATTTAACAGCAAAGATAAGAGATACAGACTTATTGATGTCTGAAATACAGTTTGGTGAAAATGATATGTTTAATGTTGGAACTTTGGCCATGTTATATGCAGAAAATGAGAAGCAATTAAACTATTTTAGTGAGTCTTTAGAGGATGAATTAAGTAGTTCTTTCTTTGGATTAACTAGTACATGGGGCAGGATCCAAAAGGGGTTCAAAAGTATCTTGCCCTTTGGAAAAAACCAAATACATGATTCTCTTAGAAATATAGATAGACGTGCTTTATCTACTTTCTCGCCTTTTATTTCTGGAAGTGGAAAGTACATGGGTGGAGTTCCTATTGGGATAAATAAAATTACTGATCAACTTGAATTTATAAATAGTTTCGGAAATGAAGATTTTCGACCTGATAATTATAATATGTTTATTTCTGGATTTTCTGGTAGCGGAAAGTCCGTTACTCTTAAACTCTTAATTGCAAGAGAACTTACCGGAGCAGATGTATATGCTAGATTAATAGATCCTGAAGGTGAATTTGTTAAAATTACAAAACGTTTAGGTGGAATTAATTTAAATATTAACGAAGAAGAAGATATCTGTATCAACCCTCTTGCATTAAACTATTCTGATATTCCCTTTGAAGATGGAGATGAAGAACTTAGTTTAATAGAAGAAAGCGACGAAAAGGAAATTATAGAAAAGGATGGGAAAATCTATATTCGATTTGTACCTATTCGAGAAAAAATCAATGAGGCAATCGATTTCTTTGACATTATATGTAGAGGTAAAAACCAAGAAGCTGAAGGTTTAGATGTCTTTGAAAGAAACTATTTGGAAGAAGCACTTCAGCATGTTATTCATAACAAATTAAACATAAATTCACACCCTGAATCCTTATTTGAAAACAATGTAAGAACTATCGATAATCATCTTGTTCAATCGAGGGTTAGAAAACCAGAACCAACAATAAGTGATGTTAATGAATACTTAATAACAAAATACGGCGAAGAACCAAGGGCGTTTCGCTTAATAGCTGCCATCAAACCATTCTTAAGAACTGGTAGTAAACCTATTTTTGATGGACAAACTTTTTTAGGAAAGGGAGTCACTCAATCATTAGAAAATGCTAGACTCGTAAATTTCAATATTAGTCAAATGGAAGAAGGCTTTTTAAGACCTATTGCTTATCATGTACTCCTTAACTATACATGGGAACACTTTGTTAAGAGTTTGGATAACGCAAAGAAAAAGAAATTTGTTTATGCCGATGAAGCTTGGACTTTAATAGATTCAGAGCAAACTGTTAACTTTCTTGAGAAAATGGCAAGACGTTCTCGTAAGCGGAACGCTGGTTTAAGACTTGCAAGTCAAGATTTTGTTCGTTTTGTTGAAAATAAGAAAGCTAGGGGGATCCTACAAAACACTTACTCTTTTATGTTTTTAAAACAAAGCAAATTGGATTTAAAAGCTATAAGAGAAAATTTTGATTTATCTGAAGGAGAAATTAACATTCTATTCGGTAATCCGGATAAAGGAGAAGGAATTCTCCGAGTCGGAAAATCATCTGTATGGTTACGAACGAATCCTAGTAAAGAAGAATTATTCTTTATTGAATCCAATGAAGCGGTTTATGAAGAAACAATGCAAAGACAAAAACAAAAAGCTAGTAGTTTTTATTAG
- a CDS encoding sulfurtransferase TusA family protein, whose amino-acid sequence MNSLKTDLLLDAKGLACPMPIVKTKKAMNELQSGQVLEVQATDKGSKADLEAWAKSAGHQYLGTIEQGDVLKHYLRKSSNDGTIERKHPNITSNEELEKKLDVNENIVVLDVREAAEYAFNHIPNAISIPLGELEDRLSELNTADEIYVVCRTGNRSDLAAQKLAEKGFANVINVVPGMSAWSGKTNSLNK is encoded by the coding sequence ATGAATTCATTAAAAACAGATCTTTTATTAGATGCAAAGGGCCTAGCTTGCCCAATGCCTATCGTCAAAACAAAAAAGGCAATGAATGAGTTACAATCTGGTCAAGTCTTAGAGGTTCAAGCAACAGATAAAGGGTCAAAAGCTGACCTTGAAGCATGGGCAAAAAGCGCTGGACATCAGTATCTAGGCACAATTGAACAAGGAGATGTGTTAAAGCATTACCTTAGAAAATCTTCCAATGATGGAACAATTGAAAGAAAACATCCTAACATCACAAGCAATGAAGAGTTGGAGAAAAAACTAGATGTTAACGAGAATATTGTTGTTCTCGATGTTAGAGAAGCAGCGGAGTACGCATTCAACCATATTCCAAACGCCATCTCTATTCCGTTAGGAGAGTTAGAGGATCGTCTTTCAGAGCTTAATACAGCTGATGAGATTTATGTGGTGTGTCGAACTGGAAACCGTAGTGATCTCGCAGCTCAAAAATTAGCTGAAAAAGGTTTTGCAAATGTGATTAATGTTGTGCCAGGGATGAGTGCTTGGTCAGGCAAAACCAATAGTTTAAATAAATAA
- a CDS encoding PrgI family mobile element protein gives MSRRAEVPIDMASEQKTILGFISIRQLIYLGAAGSIVYAYIPMVYKIFSSAGVIVALIACVFSVIPTAIFVIVFGFFKKKNLHLNFDQYFLIKMNMKKQNGIWRKGTYPKKWMVNS, from the coding sequence ATGAGTCGAAGAGCTGAGGTTCCAATAGATATGGCATCTGAACAAAAAACTATTTTGGGATTCATCTCAATTAGACAATTGATTTATCTAGGAGCAGCAGGGTCAATAGTTTATGCATATATCCCAATGGTATACAAAATATTCTCAAGTGCCGGTGTTATTGTGGCATTGATAGCATGTGTATTTAGTGTTATTCCAACAGCAATTTTCGTAATTGTTTTTGGCTTTTTTAAAAAGAAAAATCTTCATTTAAACTTCGATCAGTACTTTTTAATAAAAATGAACATGAAAAAACAAAATGGCATATGGAGAAAAGGAACGTATCCAAAGAAATGGATGGTGAATAGTTAA
- a CDS encoding sulfurtransferase TusA family protein, whose translation MEATKVLDAKGLACPMPIVKTKKAINELASGEILEIHATDKGAKNDLTAWAKSGGHELIKHEEENDVFKFWIKKG comes from the coding sequence ATGGAAGCAACTAAAGTATTAGACGCAAAAGGATTAGCATGTCCAATGCCAATTGTAAAAACAAAAAAGGCAATCAATGAATTAGCATCAGGTGAAATTCTAGAAATTCATGCTACTGATAAAGGTGCTAAAAACGACCTAACAGCTTGGGCAAAATCTGGTGGTCATGAACTAATTAAGCATGAAGAAGAAAATGATGTATTTAAATTTTGGATTAAAAAAGGTTAA
- a CDS encoding MBL fold metallo-hydrolase, which produces MTVKAMTSKEVTKKVFNKEPLFILDVRNESDFQDWKIEGENFDYYNIPYFELLDGVEGILDKIPANQEVLVVCAKEGSSLMVAEMLSEQGLTASYLQGGMKAWSEYLEPVKVGDLNDGGEVYQFVRIGKGCLSYMVVSNGEAAIIDATRMTDIYLDFAKEIGAKITHVFDTHLHADHISGGRVIAERTGATYWLPPKDATEVTFEYKPLEDGNVVTIGNTAIDIHALYSPGHTIGSTSFVVDSQFLLSGDILFIDSIGRPDLAGMAEDWVADLRESLYIRYRELSEELVVLPAHFMIIDELNDDGSVSEKLGTLFAKNHGLNIEDENEFRKLVTENLPPQPNAYQEIRETNMGKINPDDEKQREMEIGPNRCAVR; this is translated from the coding sequence ATGACTGTAAAGGCTATGACTTCAAAAGAAGTAACAAAAAAAGTATTTAATAAAGAACCATTATTTATTCTAGACGTTCGTAATGAAAGTGACTTTCAAGATTGGAAAATTGAAGGAGAAAACTTCGACTATTATAATATTCCGTATTTCGAGTTACTGGATGGAGTGGAAGGAATCTTAGATAAAATCCCGGCTAATCAAGAAGTTTTAGTCGTTTGTGCAAAAGAAGGATCTTCATTAATGGTGGCAGAGATGTTATCAGAACAAGGATTAACGGCTTCTTACCTGCAAGGTGGGATGAAAGCGTGGAGTGAGTACTTAGAGCCTGTGAAGGTCGGGGACTTAAACGATGGAGGTGAAGTGTATCAGTTCGTTCGTATCGGTAAGGGCTGCCTATCTTACATGGTCGTCTCAAATGGGGAAGCAGCTATCATCGATGCAACTCGTATGACTGATATTTATCTTGATTTTGCAAAAGAAATTGGTGCAAAAATTACGCATGTATTTGATACGCATCTTCATGCTGACCACATTTCTGGTGGAAGAGTCATTGCTGAGAGAACAGGTGCTACGTATTGGTTACCACCAAAGGATGCAACAGAAGTCACATTTGAGTATAAGCCTTTAGAAGATGGAAATGTGGTAACAATCGGAAATACTGCCATCGATATTCATGCCCTGTATTCTCCAGGTCACACAATTGGTTCTACATCGTTTGTTGTGGATTCTCAGTTCTTATTATCAGGTGATATCCTATTCATCGATTCAATCGGCAGACCAGACTTAGCTGGGATGGCAGAAGACTGGGTAGCAGATTTAAGAGAAAGTTTGTACATCCGTTACAGAGAGCTTTCAGAAGAACTAGTTGTTCTACCAGCGCACTTTATGATCATTGATGAATTGAATGACGATGGTAGTGTATCAGAAAAATTAGGGACACTATTTGCAAAAAATCATGGTCTAAACATCGAGGACGAAAATGAATTCAGAAAATTAGTAACAGAAAACCTACCACCACAACCAAATGCGTATCAAGAAATTCGTGAAACTAACATGGGGAAAATTAACCCAGATGATGAAAAACAACGTGAAATGGAAATTGGACCAAACCGTTGTGCGGTTCGATAA
- a CDS encoding peroxiredoxin family protein, translating into MNTKKVVVLALHDELESAYPPLNVAVGAASSGADVILAFSRKGVNILDQKYIPIPSDGIEYLSNALADFNAPSINDLLEIAVESGVKFYVVDLDIKDHTQFKYPAEQVPIKWVLNEAVSADLFVHF; encoded by the coding sequence ATGAATACGAAAAAAGTTGTCGTTTTAGCACTTCATGATGAATTAGAGTCTGCTTACCCACCTTTAAATGTTGCTGTTGGAGCTGCTTCATCCGGGGCTGATGTGATCTTAGCCTTCTCACGAAAAGGAGTAAACATTTTAGATCAAAAATACATTCCTATTCCATCGGATGGAATTGAATACTTGTCTAATGCTCTAGCTGATTTTAACGCACCTTCAATTAACGATTTACTTGAGATAGCTGTTGAATCTGGCGTTAAATTTTATGTGGTGGACTTAGATATAAAGGACCATACGCAATTTAAGTACCCAGCTGAGCAAGTCCCCATTAAATGGGTTTTAAATGAGGCAGTTTCAGCGGATTTGTTTGTACATTTTTAA
- a CDS encoding rhodanese-like domain-containing protein — translation MKIKTIALYLPLVILVLYFGYTQFENNSIKTISINELEQKLQDPKSSNIIFVDVREPHEYEAGHIKGMKNIPLSTLKSDYKGLSKDAEIVLLCRSGKRSLQAANILKDYGYGNVVSVSGGIQEWQGEIIK, via the coding sequence TTGAAGATTAAAACAATAGCATTATATCTACCCCTTGTCATTTTAGTATTATATTTTGGCTATACCCAGTTTGAAAATAATAGCATTAAAACAATTTCAATTAATGAGTTGGAGCAAAAATTACAGGATCCCAAATCAAGTAACATAATCTTTGTTGATGTGCGTGAACCCCATGAATATGAAGCAGGTCATATTAAAGGGATGAAAAACATTCCACTAAGCACATTAAAATCCGATTATAAAGGTCTTTCTAAAGATGCGGAAATCGTTCTATTGTGCAGAAGTGGGAAACGAAGTCTTCAAGCTGCAAACATTTTAAAAGACTATGGTTATGGTAATGTTGTAAGTGTAAGTGGCGGTATTCAAGAATGGCAGGGAGAAATTATAAAATAA
- a CDS encoding class I SAM-dependent methyltransferase, translating to MNSWNDRFKNENYVYGTNPNVFLADVHKKLNLSGDALAIAEGEGRNAVYLAQQGMNVTAWDYAQSGLAKTEKLAKDRNVTVQTKLVDLNEANWDKEQWDELICIFGHFPEALRTKTLEGVKDAVKPGGYFISEVYSVYQLPYKSGGPQNVELLYKPEEFLSVFFDWRIVHFFMGEVVRNEGELHNGLSHVIQFVAQKRE from the coding sequence ATGAATTCCTGGAATGATCGATTTAAAAATGAGAATTATGTTTATGGAACTAATCCAAACGTATTTCTTGCGGATGTCCATAAAAAATTAAACCTATCAGGAGATGCATTGGCTATTGCTGAAGGAGAAGGTAGAAATGCAGTCTACTTGGCGCAACAAGGAATGAATGTAACTGCATGGGATTATGCGCAATCCGGACTGGCTAAAACAGAAAAGCTTGCCAAGGATAGAAATGTAACAGTTCAAACAAAGCTTGTAGACTTAAATGAAGCTAACTGGGATAAAGAGCAGTGGGATGAATTGATTTGTATTTTTGGTCACTTTCCAGAGGCATTACGTACAAAAACACTTGAAGGTGTTAAAGATGCAGTTAAACCAGGTGGTTATTTTATTTCAGAGGTGTATTCGGTTTATCAGCTACCATACAAAAGTGGAGGACCACAAAACGTAGAACTACTTTATAAACCAGAAGAGTTTTTAAGCGTTTTTTTTGATTGGCGGATTGTTCACTTTTTTATGGGCGAGGTTGTAAGGAATGAAGGAGAACTTCATAATGGTTTGTCACATGTTATTCAGTTTGTGGCGCAAAAAAGAGAATAA
- a CDS encoding cytochrome c biogenesis CcdA family protein: MENITIFFALTAGVLSFFSPCVFPLIPAYVAHLTDGSVKDGKVNTQKSVLFSRSISFIFGFSIVFVLLGASASVVGQIFLDNKKLIQMIGGFLIIIFGLQMLGVFKIKFLMTEKRFDYNRKSKASSLKSFILGLAFGSGWTPCVGLALSSILLLASSTETIYSGMFLLWIYALGLGIPFLMLSFLVTYSLNVIKRINKVLPKLSLVNGVILIIMGLLLFTGQMEKISAYLSTFTIFEGVGL, encoded by the coding sequence TTGGAAAATATCACAATATTTTTTGCATTAACTGCAGGGGTACTTTCATTTTTTTCACCTTGTGTGTTTCCATTAATTCCTGCATATGTTGCTCATTTAACCGATGGTTCAGTAAAAGATGGAAAAGTAAATACCCAGAAGAGTGTCCTGTTTTCTCGTTCAATAAGTTTTATCTTTGGATTTAGTATTGTATTTGTGTTACTAGGAGCTTCAGCAAGTGTTGTAGGACAAATATTTTTAGATAATAAGAAATTAATTCAAATGATAGGGGGATTCCTCATCATTATTTTTGGGTTACAGATGCTTGGTGTGTTTAAAATAAAGTTTTTAATGACTGAAAAACGGTTTGATTATAATAGGAAGTCCAAAGCTAGTTCTCTAAAATCATTTATCCTTGGTTTAGCATTTGGATCAGGATGGACACCTTGTGTAGGACTTGCTTTATCGTCCATTTTATTACTGGCTAGTTCAACTGAAACGATTTATTCTGGCATGTTTTTATTATGGATATACGCCTTAGGTCTAGGCATTCCTTTTCTCATGTTATCTTTTCTTGTGACATACTCTTTAAATGTGATTAAAAGAATCAATAAGGTTTTACCAAAGCTTTCGTTAGTTAATGGAGTAATCCTTATCATAATGGGATTGTTATTATTCACTGGTCAAATGGAAAAGATCAGTGCTTATCTCTCTACATTCACGATTTTTGAAGGAGTGGGATTATGA